One Sulfitobacter sp. M39 genomic window, CGGCCGTCGCGTTCGGTGATCAGCACGTCCCCATTCGGCAAAATCGCCAGCGCCCAAGGCGTATCCAGCCCTGACACCTGCTGGGTGATCCGCAGCTCTTGCGCGACAACGCCCGCCGCGCCCATGACCGATCCGGCTATGACCAACGCCCCGATGGCCCGTGCGGCCTGATGCATCATCCCCCCGAGAAACATGGCTTTCCCTCTTCATACAACCTATCCCTGCAAACCTAGCGCAGACAAAGCGTCGATCCACATCATCTTGCGCCACTTTACCTAGGGATAACGCTTTTCTTTTCCAAAATCGCCGCATAGGCTCTGGCGCAGAACACCATGTTCAACAGGGAGAGAAACATGAAAAAGATGCTTATGGCCACAACGGCTGCAGCATTGCTGGCCACCAATGCCTATGCCGACGCGCACAGCAAAGACGTGAAGCTTGGCGTGATCTTTGGCTACACCGGCCCCATTGAATCGCTGACCGGCATCATGGCGGAAAGCGCCGAGCTCGCCATGCAAGAAGTCACCGACAGCGGCATGCTGATGGACGGGGCGACAGTCACCCCCTCGCGCGCGGACACGGGCTGCGTCGATAACGCGCTTGCAACCTCCAGCGCGGAACGTCTGATCGCCGAAGGGATCAACGGCATTGTGGGCGCTGCCTGCTCTGGCGTGAGCGGCGCGATCTTGCAAAACGCGGCACTGCCAAACGGCATGGTGATGATTTCGCCATCCTCCACGTCGCCCGGCCTGACATCCATGGAAGACAACGGTCTGTTCTTCCGCACCGCCCCCTCCGACGCCCGTCAGGGCGAGGTCATGGCAACCGTGCTGATGGAAGAAGGCGTCAAGGAAGTCGCGGTCACCTATACCAACAATGACTACGGCAAGGGTTTGGCCGACGCGTTCCAGCAGGCCTATGAAGCCGCTGGTGGGACAATCACCATCTCTGCCGCACATGAAGACGGCAAGGCCGATTACTCTGCCGAGGTTGGCGCGCTGGCCTCTGCCGGTGGCGACCGTCTGGTGGTTGCGGGCTACGTCGATCAGGGTGGATCGGGCGTCGTGCGCGCGGCGATTGATTCAGGCGCGTTTGACACGTTCCACTTCCCTGACGGGATGATCGCGGCGAACCTTGAAAACAACTTCGGCTCCGAGCTGGACGGCTCCACCGGCCAGCACCCCGGCACCGATAGCCCCGGCGCTGACAAATTCACCGCGCTGGTCGACGGTGCCTTCGATACGACATCGCCCTTCGCACCGGAAAGCTATGACGCGGCAGCGCTACTGATGCTGGCGATGCAGGCCGCAGGGTCTTCCGATCCGCAGGTCTATAAGGATCAGGTCATGTCGGTTGCGAACGCCCCCGGCGAAAAGATCTATCCGGGTGAGCTGGCCAAGGCGCTGCAAATCCTCAAGGACGGCGGCGAAGTCGACTATGAAGGCGCAACCGCGGTTGAACTGATCGGCCCCGGTGAATCCGCTGGCAGCTACCGTCAAATCAAGATCGAAGACGGCAAGATCACGACGGTTCAATACCGCTAGCATCACATGACGTGACAGAAAACAGCCCGGTGCATTGCGACCGGGCTGTTTTTGCAACGGGGCTTCGGCACCGCACGGGGAGACTACAAAATGATCGTCGTAGACGACATCCATAAACATTTCGGCGGGTTCCACGCCGTGGACGGGGCCAATCTGACCATTGGCAAAGGCACGATCACCGGTTTGATCGGCCCGAACGGTGCTGGCAAAACGACGCTATTCAACGTGATCGCGGGGGTGCTGAAACCGACCTCGGGGCGCGTCACGATGGACGGCGAGGATATTACCGGCCTGCCCCCCCATACGCTGTTTCACAAAGGGCTGCTGCGGACCTTCCAGATCGCGCATGAATTCTCGTCGATGACCTGCCGCGAGAACCTGATGATGGTGCCCGGCGATCAGGCGGGCGAGACGCTGTGGAACACATGGTTCGGGCGCAAGCGCATTGCCGATCAGGAGCGCGCCTTGCGCGCCAAAGCCGACGAGGTGCTTGAGTTTCTGACGGTCGAACATCTGGCCGAGCAAAAGGCGGGTCAGATTTCCGGCGGTCAGAAAAAGCTGCTAGAACTAGGGCGCACCATGATGGTCGACGCCAAGATCGTGTTCCTTGACGAGGTCGGGGCCGGTGTGAACCGCACGCTGCTTAATACCATCGGTGACGCGATCATCCGGCTGAACAAGGAACGCGGCTATACCTTTGTCGTGATTGAACACGACATGGATTTCATCGGCCGTCTGTGTGATCCGGTGATCTGTATGGCCGAGGGCAAGGTTCTTGCGCAGGGCACCCTACCCGAGATCAAGGCCAACGAACAGGTGATCGAGGCCTATCTGGGCACCGGGCTCAAGAACAAGGCCGTGCCTGCATGAGACGGATGGCCACCGCATTGACCCTCTGCGCGGGATTTGCCCTGCCGCAGGCCGCTGCGGCCTGTGCGCAGCTGTCGGCGCAGGTCTGGATGTGCGATCGGGGCACCCCGTGGGAAGAAGCAACCTGGGACACGGTCGGCGACGGCTCCACCCGCTATCTGGGCGAGGTGATCCTGAACTTCACCCAAGAATGGCCCGGGTACGACATCGCCGACGGCACCTCGACGCTGGAAGAGCAATACGAGACCTATAGCGCCTGGATCGCGGCGGATGGCGGCCCTGCCCCCGAGGTGCTGAAGGTCGACCGGATCGACACCCCGATGGGCACGACCCTGCGCCACCTGCAATATGACGAGATCGAAGGCGACCGCACCATGAGCGCGGTCATGTTGTCGGATGTCGGATCAGCGCGGATTATGCTGTATCTCGATACCACCGACACGATGCCTTTGGATGAAATGGACAAGATGTCCTTTGAGGTGGCCATGATGCTGCGCGACACCTGTGCGGATGAGATATCCTGCGCCGCGCCCATCCCTGCGGCAGCCCTGGACACCGAATGAAAGAGACTGACATGAGCAACCCATACGGCGACCGGGGCAATAAGGACCTGTCGATCGCGAACCCCAAAGGGCAAGGCACCGCGCAGCCGGTCAAACGGGGCGGCAAAAGCCACCCCGCGCCGGGGGGGCCCTTTCTGATTGGCGACACGATGACGGGCGGTTATGGCAAGGGCCCCGATATCCTGCACGGCTGTACCATCGCTGTCGAAAAGGGTGAGATCGCCGTCATCGTTGGCCCCAATGGCGCGGGCAAATCCACGGCGATGAAGGCGGTCTTTGGCATGCTCGACGTGCGCCAGGGCCATGTGCGGCTGGACGGTGAAGACATCACCGCGCTGTCGCCGCAGGACCGTGTGGCCAAGGGCATGGGGTTCGTGCCGCAAACCTCGAACATCTTTACCTCGATGACGGTGGAAGAAAACCTTGAGATGGGGGCGTTCATCCGCCGCGATGATTTCCGTGATACGATGGTGCAGGTCTATGACCTTTTTCCGATCCTCAAGGAAAAACGCTATCAGGCCGCGGGCGAGCTGTCGGGCGGGCAACGCCAGCAGGTCGCTGTGGGCCGCGCGCTGATGACGCAGCCGAAGGTGCTGATGCTCGACGAACCCACCGCAGGCGTATCCCCCATCGTGATGGACGAACTGTTCGACCGCATCATCGAGGTCGCGCGGACCGGTATCCCGATCCTGATGGTGGAACAGAACGCCCGCCAAGCGCTAGAGATTGCGGATAAGGGCTATGTTCTGGTGCAAGGGGCCAATGCCTTTACCGGCACGGGCAAAGAGCTTTTGGAAGACCCCGAAGTTCGCAAATCCTTTCTGGGGGGTTAAGCGATGCGATGGATCCTTCCGCTGGCCCTATTGGCAACCACGGCGCCAGCCTTGGCGCAAGACAGCGTTGCCACGACCGCTGCAACAGCCCCGACTGCCGAAGCTGCGACGGCCCCCGCAGAGCCCTTCCAGCAGACGATTGCGATCGCTTGCCGCTTTACGTGGGAATGTGTGGAGAACGAACCCTGCACCGAGACAGAGTTCACCCCCGACATCACCGGCAACGCAGGCGGAGCCTCTGCCGATGCGCTGACGGTTCAATCACAAATGGTTAGCGACGCCGAAACCGTCGACATGACCGGCACGAAACAGGTCAAGGCGCTGTCCCTGACGGGGGGTGGGTTTGATGCCCGCCACCTGCTGAGCATCGCCGCCGACGGGGCCTCCCGTTATACCGTGCATTACGCTGATGGGCCGATTGTCATCAGCTATCTAGGGACATGCAAATAATGGATTTACTCAACGCTTTCATCGCCTTGGCCAACTATGTGCTGGTTCCGGGCATCGCCTACGGATCGCAGCTGGCGCTTGGTGCGCTTGGGGTGACGCTGGTCTATGGCATCTTGCGGTTCTCGAACTTTGCCCATGGCGACACAATGGCGCTTGGCGCGATGTCCGCCGTGCTGATCACCTGGGGTTTCCAGTCGCTGGGGCTGAGCTTGGGGGTCCTGCCGACCGCCTTGCTGGCGCTGCCCTTTGCGATCATCATCACCATCGGGCTGCTGCTTGGCACGGATAAGCTTGTCTATAGCTTCTACCGCGAAAAGAAGGCCAAGCCGGTGATCTTTGTCATCGTCTCGCTGGGGGTGACATTCGTCTATAACGGCATCACCCGCTTTATCATCGGCGCAGAGGATCAACGGTTTCTGGATGGCGAACGCTTCATCATCTCGGCCCGCGACTTCAAAGAGATGACGGGGCTTGAGGAAGGTCTGGCGATCAAAACGACCCAAGGGCTGACCGTGGTGACGGCTGTCATCGTGGTTGCCGCATTGTTCTGGTTCCTGAACAAGACACGCTCGGGCAAATCCATGCGCGCCTACTCTGATAACGAGGATCTGGCGCTGCTGTCGGGCATCAATCCTGAACGCGTGGTCATGATCACCTGGATCATTGTGGCCTGTCTGGCAACCACCGCAGGCGTGCTTTACGGCTTGGACAAGTCATTTAAGCCCTTCACCTATTTCCAGCTGCTGCTACCGATCTTTGCAGCCGCGATCGTGGGCGGTCTTGGCAGCCCCATCGGGGCCATCGCGGGAGGCTTTGTCATCGCGTTCTCCGAGGTGACGATCACCTATGCGTGGAAAAAGGTCTTTGGCTACCTCGCACCCGAGGGGATGGCCCCCGACGGCTTGGTGCAGCTTTTGTCCACCGACTATAAATTCGCCGTCAGCTTCGTGATCTTGTTGATCGTGCTGCTGTTCAAACCCACAGGTCTGTTCAAGGGGCAATCGGTATGAACGAGACACTGAAAAACACCGTTCTTTTCGCCATTGTCGCGCTGCTGATCGTACTGACCGGACTGGCGCAAAGCTGGAACGCGGCGCTGCTGATCATCGCGATGGGGCTGATCTCCAGCATCATGGCACTTGGCGTGAACCTGCAGTGGGGCTTTGCGGGGCTGTTCAACGTGGGCATCATGGGGTTTGTCGCCCTTGGCGGTCTGGCCGCTGTGCTGATCGGCATGCCCCCCACGCAAGGCGCATGGTCCGCGGGGGGCTGGGGAATCCTCACCGCCCTGCTGATGGGGGCCGCGACGATCATTCTGGCGGTTCAGGTGATGAAACGCATGGCCAAGGGATGGCTGCGCACGCTGGTCGTTCTGGTGGTGCTGGTGGCGGGGTTCTTTATCTTCCGCGCCCTGCTCGACCCGTCGGTAAGCGCGGTCGAAGCCGTGAACCCCGCGACCACCGGCTATCTTGGCGGGCTTGGCCTGCCGGTCATCATCGCCTGGCCCGTAGGCGGGCTGTTTGCAGCCGGAGCGGCCTGGCTGATCGGGAAAACCGCGCTTGGGCTGCGGTCTGATTACCTAGCGATCGCGACCCTGGGCATCGCCGAGATCATCATCGCCGTGCTCAAGAACGAAGACTGGCTGTCGCGGGGCGTCAAGAACGTCATCGGCATCCCGCGTCCCGTCCCCTATGAGATCGACCTGCAAAATAACGCGAGCTTTGTCGAACAGGCGGCCGGCTTCGGGCTGAACCCGGTAGAGGCATCGACGCTTTGGGTGAAATTCCTTTACGTGTGTCTGTTCGCCGTGGTGCTCTTGGTACTGATGTGGCTAAGTCAGCGGGCGCTGAATTCGCCCTGGGGCCGCATGCTACGCGCGATCCGCGACAACGAGGTCGCGGCCGAAGCCATGGGCAAGGATGTGACCGCACGGCATTTACAGGTGTTCATTCTCGGCTCTGCCATCTGCGGGATTGCTGGCGCGATGATGACCACGCTGGACAGCCAGTTGACACCCGGATCCTACCAGCCGCTGCGCTTCACCTTCCTGATCTGGGTCATGGTGATCGTTGGCGGGTCCGGCAACAATCTGGGGGCCGTTCTGGGGGGCTTTTTGATGTGGTATCTTTGGGTGATGGTTGAACCCATGGGGCTGTGGCTGATGCAATTGGTCACCGCGGGCATGTCCGACGGCTATTGGCTGAAAGACCACCTGATCGAATCCGCTGCGCATATGCGGTTGATGACGATGGGTGCGGTCTTGCTGCTGGTATTGCGGTTCAGCCCGCGCGGGTTGATCCCCGAGAAGTAAATGAAAAGGCCTTATCCCTTGCGGGATAAGGCCAGCCTTCGGCGAGGATTTATCGCCATTTGGAAGCGCGTTCAGCGTCCTTTGAACAACCCGCCCAAAATTCCGCGCACGATGCGCCGGCCGGTTGTGCCTTTTAACTCCTTGATCACCACACTCGCGATGGCACCGCCGAAGCTGTCATCGCTTTTGGTCGTGCGTTTCGAGGTCGAGCGCGTGACCCGTTTGCCCGCATAGCGCCGCGCTGCATTGAATTCGCGCAAGGCGGGGGATGTGTCTTCGGCCTCGGCTTGCTCTTCGGCCTGTGCTGCCTCTTTCGCGGCGTCTTCGGCGCGTTTGGCCAGCATCTCGAACGCGGAGGCGCGATCAAGGCGGGTGTCGTATTTCCCCGCCATCGGGCTTTGCGCCATCAGGGCAGCGCGGGTGGCCGGTTCGATCGGACCAAGCTGCGAGGATGGGGGCCGGATCAGGGTGCGTTCCACGATGCCGGGGATCCCTTTTTTCTGCAGCATGGAGGTCACCGCCTCGCCCACGCCCACTTCGCGGATCGCGTCTTCGGTTTCAAAGCGCGGGTTCTCGCGGTAGGTTTCGGCGGCAAGGCGCAGTTCTTTGCGGTCACGGGCAGTAAAAGCGCGCAGCGCGTGCTGGATGCGGTTGCCCAATTGGCCAAGGATATCTTCGGGCACGTCTGCGGGGTTCTGTGTGATGAAATACACGCCCACGCCCTTGGAGCGGATCAACCGCGCCACCTGTTCAACCTTGTCGACCAGCGCTTTGGGGGCGTCGTCAAACAGCAGATGCGCCTCGTCGAAGAAGAACACCAGTTTGGGTTTATCGGGGTCGCCGACCTCGGGCAGTTCCTCGAAAAGCTCGGACAGCAGCCAAAGCAGGAAGGTCGCGTAGAGCTTTGGTGAGTGCATTAGCTTGTCGGCCGCGAGGATGTTGATAAAGCCGCGCCCGTCGTTATCTGTGCGCATCAGGTCGGTCAGCGCCAGCGCGGGTTCTCCGAAGAGATCAGCCGCGCCTTGGTTTTCCAGCACCAGCAAGCGCCGCTGGATCGCCCCGACCGACGCTGACGACACATTACCGTAGCGCAGCGCCAGGGTTGAAGCGTTTTCCCCGATCCAGACCAGCAGCGCCTGTAGATCCTTGAGGTCCAGCAGCGGAAGCCCGTCTTCGTCAGCGACGCGGAAAGCGATGTTGAGGATACCTTCTTGGGCCTCAGTCAGATCGAGAAGCTGCGCCAGCAGCAAGGGCCCCATTTCCGAGATCGTCGTCCGCACCGGATGCCCCTGTTTGCCGAACATATCCCAGAAGGTGACCGGAAAGGCGCTGTAATCAAAATCGTCAAAGCCGATGGTCTGGGCACGCTCTGAAAAGGGGGTGTGCAGCTTATGGCTGGCAGACCCTGCCTGCGCCAGCCCCGACAGATCGCCTTTGACGTCGGACAGAAACACCGGAACCCCTGCGGCGGAAAACCCTTCGGCCAAGATTTGCAGCGTGACGGTTTTGCCTGTGCCTGTGGCCCCCGCGACCAATCCATGGCGGTTGGCATAGCCGATGTCGAGAAACTGTTTCGTCGCGTAGTCTTCGCCTCCGCCGCCGATGAAGATATCATTTGTCACGTATTTAATTCCTTTTGGGCCAATAACCTGCAGCCAAAGTGCAGAGCGAGCATACAAACTTAACCTTTTCACACCATAGTGATTTTGTCGCCGGTCGTGATGTCCTTTTCGTGCTGGCGGCACTTCCTCCCTGTCAGACTTGGCCGCGCCTTCGGGTGCGGCCCTTTTTACGTTTGAGGTCGGATTTACGCGCTTGAAACCGCTGTAATATTTTATGTTGACGGTTCACGAATGCTTTCGTAACGTGCTTTCAATAAGTCGGCCAAGTCCGACGGGGAGAACGAAGAACAGGGAAAAGGACGCTTAGCGTCCTTTTTTCTATTTACGGCTCCGTCTTTTTCCAAAAGTTGCTCATATCTAAGTTCGAATTAGGCGAAATTTTGCCTTAAATCACGACAGTTTCAGCGCTATCGTCCTGACATTGGCTTTGGCGCATGGTAGATGGCGTCGAATTTAACTGATTTGGAACGAGCATGAAAAAGTATATCACACTTCTCCCTCTTTGCGCGGCGATGGCTCTGACTATGCCCGTTTCCGGTTACGCACAGACTGCAGCCACGGAAACACCCGCAGCAACAGACGCCCCGGAAACGGCGGAGCCGACCGCTGAAGCGGCACCCGCGACGGAAGAAAACACCACCACCGGCAGCAGCACCGACGTGCAGTCGCAGTTGAGCCTTGGTGAAGATGCCGACGGGGAGCCGACCCTGGGCAAGCCCTACACCAAAGAGGTGATCGGTGCCTGGGAGATGCGCTGCATCAAGACCGAAGAAGAGGTCGACCCCTGCCAGATGTACCAGCTGATGGATGATGGCCAAGGCGCGCCTGTCGCCGAATTCTCGCTGTTCCGCCTGCCAGCGGGCGGCAAGGCGACAGCCGGCGCCACTGTGGTTGTGCCATTGGAAACGGCCCTGCCCTCGCAAATGACCCTGACCGTCGATGGTGGCAAAGCGCGCCGCTATCCTTTCGCTTTCTGTAACCCCGTTGGCTGCTACGTCCGCATGGGCCTGACCGAAGCCGATGTCGCCGCGTTCAAACGCGGAAAAGAAGCCGTGATCACCATCGTGCCCGCGCTGGCGCCTGACCAGAAGGTCGAACTGTCGCTGTCGCTGGACGGGTTCACCGCAAGCTTCGACAAATCCTCGGTTGTTGAAGACCGGTAAGCAGACGCTTGGCCCTCGGGCCGTTAAGACGACAAAGCCGCCCCGTTTGACGCGGGCGGCTTTTTCATGGGCGGTGTCGCTGGTAAGATCAGATCGCGCGCAGCGCCAGTACAGCGTTCATGCCGCCAAAGGCGAAGGCGTTGGACAGCGCCACCGTGACCCGCGCATCGCGGGCCACATTGGGCACCACATCCAAGGCGCAATCGGGGTCGGGTTCTTCGTAACCGATGGTGGGGGCGATCACCCCGTCGCGCAGGGCCATGATGCAGGCCAAAAGCTCTACCGCGCCGGTGCCGCCGATCAGATGCCCATGCATGGATTTGGTCGAGCTGATCATCAGCCTATCTGCATGGGTGCCGAACACATCCGCCACCGCCGCACATTCGGTTTTATCATTGGCTGCCGTGCCCGTGCCATGGGCGTTGATATAGCCCACCTCGTCCGGATTGATCCGAGCGTCGTCCAACGCGCCTTTGATCGCGCGGGCGGCACCCGCCTTGGAGGGCATCACAATGTCCGACGCATCAGAGGACATGGCAAAGCCCGATACTTCACACAGGATATCAGCCCCGCGGGCGCGGGCGCGGTCATACTCCTCGAACACGAAAACGCCTGCGCCTTCGCCCTGCACCATACCATTGCGATTGGCCGAGAACGGGCGGCAGGCGTCGCGCGACATCACGCGCAGCCCTTCCCACGCCTTGACCCCGCCAAAGCACAGCATCGATTCAGAGCCGCCCGTGACCATCGCCGGTGCCATCCCGCTGCGGATCATCGAAAACGCCTGCGCCATCGCGTGGTTCGAGGACGCGCAGGCGGTGGAAACGGTGAAGGATGGCCCCTTGAGGTGATGCTCCATGCTCACATGGCTGGCGGCGGCGTTGTTCATCAGGCGCGGCACGACAAAGGGATGCACGCGGTTCTTCCCTTCGGCATAGACCGCACGGTAGTTATCGTCCCATGTGCTAACGCCGCCCCCCGCGGTGCCAAGGACCACGCCTGATTTCGCCGAGAGCTCTCCCTTGAACTCAAGCCCTGATTGGCGGATTGCCTCCGCCGCGGCGGCAAGGGTGAACTGGGTGAACCGGTCATAAAGCGCGATCTTCTGGCGGTTATACTGGCTTTCGCCGTCAAACCCGTGAACCTGACCGCCGATCTTGATCGACAGCCGGTCCACGTCGCGGAAATCAAGCGGCCCGATTCCGCACACCCCGTTGCGCATGGCCGCAAGCGTATCGGGCACGTTCAGCCCCAGCGGATTGACCGTCCCCGCACCCGTAATCACGACACGTTTCACGCGTCAGGCCTGCTCGGCGCGCAGCCGTTCCACCCCTGCGACGATGCTGGCCACGCTGGAAATATCGAAACCCGTGGCGTCCGGCTGGTTCGCGTTGAACGGCACCGATACGTCGAATGTCTCTTCAATCGCGAAGATGCTTTCGACGATGCCCATGCTGTCGATGCCAAGGCTTTCGAGCGTGCTGTTCATGGTGACATCCGACGGCGTCAGAAACGCTTGATCGGCGATAATGCTGATGACCTGATCTTTGATGTTCATCCTAAGTCTCCGTCAGAACGGGCCATGGATCGGCCCTAGCTTGTCTCACTGTCTTTGGAGGTGCCCATCTGGGATTTTAACGCCGCCACATCGCGAAGCAAGCGCGGCAAACGGCGCAGTGCTTTGTAGCCTTCGATCTGCTTGCCCATCTCTGTCGCGGGATACCCCAGCAAAGACCGGCCCGCGGGCGCGTTGGACAGGATTTTGGTGCCGCCGCCCGCGATCACCCCGTCGCCGATGGTGATATTGTCACTGACGCCCACCTGACCACCCAGCACCACGTTGTCGCCGATGGTCACGGAACCGGCGATACCGACCTGCCCGCACAGCAGACAGTTTTTGCCGACCACAACGTTATGCCCCAGATGCACGAGGTTATCGAGCTTGCTGCCGTCACCAATGACGGTGTTGCGAATGGTGCCGCTGTCAACCGTGCAGTTCATACCGCATTCCACGTCGTTCCCGATGGTCACACTTCCAAGGGTGTGAATACGGGTCCATTGTTGCGCTTTTGTGTCGCCGCGATCACCAAGGGTCTTGCGGGTCTGTTCCACCGTGCTGGGCTCAGCCGTCACAAAGGAGAACCCGTCTCCGCCAATCCGCGCGCCCGGTTGCGCGATGAAATCATCGCCGATGCGCACCCGCGCGCCGATGCTGACGTGATCGCGCAAATAGGCGTTCTTACCCAGAACCGCGTCTGTACCAATGTAGCACTGCGGCCCGATGACAGAGCCAGCGCCGATTTTCGCGCCCGCCGCCACAATCGCCAGTGGCCCGACAGAGACGTCCTCGGCCAGTTCGGCAGTCTCATCAATAACGGCAGAGGGGTGGATGCCAGCCCCGAACCCCTGCCCCGGATCCATCATGCGGGTCAGTCCCGACATGGCAAAGCGCGGACGATCCGGCAGGATGGCGGCCTTCAACCCCATCTCTTGCCAATCGGCATTGGGCCAGAGCATGGCCGCGCGGGCCGATCCGTCAGACAGCGATTGTGCGTATTTGGGGCTCATGGCGAGCGCGAGATCGTCGGGTCCCGCGTCTGCCGGCTCTGCCAGTTTGGCAATCGAAATGGACGTATCGCCGACCGCTGGCAAGCCAAGCGCGTCGGCGATCTGTTGGATGGTATAGGTCATGTGCGGTCTCCCCTTATCAGGGA contains:
- the lpxD gene encoding UDP-3-O-(3-hydroxymyristoyl)glucosamine N-acyltransferase — its product is MTYTIQQIADALGLPAVGDTSISIAKLAEPADAGPDDLALAMSPKYAQSLSDGSARAAMLWPNADWQEMGLKAAILPDRPRFAMSGLTRMMDPGQGFGAGIHPSAVIDETAELAEDVSVGPLAIVAAGAKIGAGSVIGPQCYIGTDAVLGKNAYLRDHVSIGARVRIGDDFIAQPGARIGGDGFSFVTAEPSTVEQTRKTLGDRGDTKAQQWTRIHTLGSVTIGNDVECGMNCTVDSGTIRNTVIGDGSKLDNLVHLGHNVVVGKNCLLCGQVGIAGSVTIGDNVVLGGQVGVSDNITIGDGVIAGGGTKILSNAPAGRSLLGYPATEMGKQIEGYKALRRLPRLLRDVAALKSQMGTSKDSETS